Proteins from a genomic interval of Rhizobium sp. SL42:
- a CDS encoding MarR family winged helix-turn-helix transcriptional regulator: MTRCYSTLLREATRKVSTIYDDALSPLGVNVAQFSLLRRIERLQPVSLSDLARSVQLDRSTIGRNVRVIERMGLLETRRGDLDQREAMIRLTGAGVELLRVAGPVWDGCQREMEDRLGPVKITALQDILRSI; this comes from the coding sequence ATGACCCGATGCTATTCCACATTGTTGCGTGAGGCGACCCGCAAGGTTTCGACGATTTACGACGACGCGCTGTCTCCGCTCGGCGTAAATGTCGCACAGTTTTCGCTTCTGAGGCGTATCGAGCGGCTGCAACCGGTCAGCCTGAGCGACTTGGCGCGCAGTGTGCAGCTTGATCGTTCGACAATTGGCCGAAACGTCCGGGTGATCGAGCGTATGGGGCTCTTGGAAACGCGGCGTGGTGATCTCGATCAGCGCGAGGCGATGATCCGGTTGACCGGGGCGGGTGTGGAATTGCTTCGCGTGGCAGGTCCGGTCTGGGACGGATGCCAACGAGAAATGGAGGATCGGCTCGGACCCGTGAAGATCACGGCGCTGCAGGATATCCTTCGATCGATATGA
- a CDS encoding TetR/AcrR family transcriptional regulator, with the protein MSNTSTKARAMKVTREKAEENRQQVIETSSRLFREKGFDGVGVSTLMQAAGLTHGGFYKQFESKDDLIAKATQAALNQSREQLSSLVGKDKGASFETAVRHYLSDGHRNAIANGCALASLGPDAARHGPQVRRVMQRGVEDHIGMLESIVEPQGDTSRRDAAIATLATMVGALMLARTVEDSSLSSEILEAATKAILSE; encoded by the coding sequence GTGAGCAACACATCCACCAAGGCAAGAGCCATGAAAGTCACGAGAGAAAAAGCCGAAGAAAACCGGCAGCAGGTCATTGAGACCTCCAGTCGGTTGTTTCGAGAAAAAGGCTTCGACGGTGTCGGGGTCAGCACCCTGATGCAAGCTGCCGGTTTGACGCATGGCGGCTTTTACAAGCAGTTTGAATCCAAGGACGACCTGATCGCCAAAGCGACCCAGGCCGCGCTGAACCAGTCAAGAGAGCAGCTCTCCTCGTTGGTCGGCAAGGACAAAGGTGCATCATTCGAGACGGCCGTGCGCCACTATCTGTCTGATGGACATCGCAATGCCATCGCAAACGGCTGCGCTTTGGCATCGCTCGGCCCAGATGCGGCCCGTCATGGTCCGCAGGTGCGCCGAGTGATGCAACGCGGCGTGGAGGACCATATTGGAATGCTCGAATCCATCGTCGAGCCACAAGGAGACACCTCCCGGCGAGATGCGGCCATCGCGACCCTGGCGACCATGGTCGGCGCATTGATGCTGGCGCGCACGGTGGAGGATTCGAGCCTATCGAGCGAAATTCTCGAGGCCGCAACGAAGGCAATCCTATCGGAATAA
- a CDS encoding TetR/AcrR family transcriptional regulator → MKVTREQVVENRRRILDSASQLFRSRGIDSVTVAEVMQCAGLTHGGFYRHFASKNDLVAQALGHSMKADIDRPFDLPGYIDSYLSSHHRDNPGLGCPTAALASEMRRQNPQARAVMSSGAHLVLDTIADAVSAPVAAEGRQAAIGSWAAMVGAIIIARAVDDRKLSDEILEETRRFILSAMT, encoded by the coding sequence ATGAAAGTCACGCGCGAACAGGTTGTTGAGAACAGGCGGCGCATACTCGATTCAGCCAGCCAGCTTTTCCGGAGCAGAGGTATCGATTCCGTCACCGTGGCTGAGGTGATGCAATGCGCCGGCTTGACCCATGGTGGCTTCTATCGGCATTTCGCGTCCAAGAACGATCTGGTTGCGCAGGCATTGGGCCATAGCATGAAGGCTGACATCGACCGACCGTTCGATTTGCCTGGCTATATAGATAGCTACTTGTCCTCGCATCATCGGGACAATCCCGGGCTGGGATGCCCAACGGCAGCGCTTGCTTCGGAGATGCGTCGCCAGAACCCCCAGGCACGAGCGGTGATGTCGTCAGGTGCCCATCTGGTCTTAGACACGATTGCAGATGCGGTATCGGCTCCCGTTGCAGCGGAAGGACGTCAGGCAGCAATCGGAAGCTGGGCAGCTATGGTCGGTGCGATCATTATCGCCCGGGCTGTCGACGATCGCAAACTCTCTGACGAGATACTGGAGGAGACGCGTCGCTTCATCTTATCCGCGATGACGTAA
- a CDS encoding SDR family NAD(P)-dependent oxidoreductase yields MSSKSTVLITGASTGIGATYAQRFAERGHDLVLVARNIEKLEANAAKLRQQAGINVDLLPADLTDETQLQAVETRLRDDASIGILVNNAGGNVGGTFVTQSVGDLTKLVTLNATSILRLSHAVAPRFAEKGEGSIINISSVLGLAPEWGTSVYSATKAFVLSISQALQAELGQSGVYVQAVLPAATRTDIWNFVAEDKRPPMMEVAEMVDAALVGFDRREGVTIPHLHEEAHWVAMEAARKALMQDTGHTSAASRYLAAN; encoded by the coding sequence ATGTCTTCCAAATCCACAGTCCTGATCACTGGCGCTTCAACCGGTATCGGAGCGACCTATGCTCAACGGTTTGCAGAGCGTGGACACGACCTCGTGCTCGTTGCGCGCAATATCGAGAAGCTTGAGGCAAATGCTGCGAAGCTGAGACAGCAGGCAGGCATTAACGTCGATCTTCTGCCCGCCGATCTGACGGATGAAACCCAACTACAGGCCGTCGAAACGCGATTGCGCGATGACGCGTCGATCGGCATTCTAGTCAACAATGCTGGCGGCAATGTCGGTGGGACGTTTGTCACGCAGAGTGTTGGCGACCTGACGAAACTGGTGACGCTCAACGCCACGAGCATCCTGCGTCTCAGCCATGCCGTTGCCCCCCGTTTCGCAGAAAAGGGCGAAGGCTCCATCATCAATATCAGTTCCGTGCTGGGCCTTGCTCCGGAATGGGGCACAAGCGTCTATTCCGCAACCAAGGCATTTGTCTTGTCGATCTCGCAGGCGCTGCAGGCCGAACTGGGGCAGAGCGGCGTCTATGTTCAGGCTGTGCTTCCCGCAGCAACACGCACCGACATATGGAACTTCGTCGCGGAAGATAAGCGTCCTCCGATGATGGAAGTTGCCGAAATGGTCGATGCTGCACTTGTCGGTTTCGATCGACGCGAAGGCGTCACCATTCCGCATCTGCATGAAGAGGCTCATTGGGTTGCCATGGAAGCCGCTCGCAAGGCGCTCATGCAGGATACTGGCCATACCAGCGCCGCAAGCCGTTATCTCGCCGCGAATTAA
- a CDS encoding NADP-dependent oxidoreductase, with amino-acid sequence MKAFIVEKYKKNGELRMVDTAEPVMQADDVLVEIKATGVNLLDSKVRDGEFKLLLPYKPPFILGHDVAGTVLAVGANVRHFRVGDEVYARPRDHRVGTFAERIAIHAGDVALKPKNLGWTDAASIPLVGLTAWQALVELGKLRKGQKVFIQAGSGGVGTFAIQLAKHLGAFVATTTSSKNAELVRSLGADVIIDYRAQDFETVLSDYDFVLHSQDQKTLEKSLRVLKRGGHLVSISGPPDPAFAKSLGLNFVLKLVFGLLSMRVRRTAKKHGLRYDFLFMRADGRQLANITALVENGVIKPVVDKVFPFEKTGEALAYVETGRAKGKVVIEVR; translated from the coding sequence ATGAAGGCTTTCATCGTTGAGAAATACAAGAAGAACGGCGAGTTGCGCATGGTCGATACCGCGGAACCGGTGATGCAGGCCGATGATGTCCTGGTCGAGATCAAGGCGACCGGGGTCAACCTGCTCGATTCCAAGGTGCGCGACGGCGAATTCAAGCTGCTCCTGCCCTACAAGCCACCTTTCATTCTTGGGCATGATGTTGCGGGTACGGTCCTCGCCGTTGGGGCGAATGTCCGCCACTTCAGAGTCGGCGACGAGGTATATGCTCGTCCCCGCGATCATCGTGTCGGAACATTTGCAGAGCGCATCGCGATCCACGCAGGCGACGTCGCGCTGAAGCCCAAAAACCTTGGGTGGACGGACGCGGCGTCCATACCTCTGGTCGGTCTGACGGCCTGGCAGGCGCTGGTCGAACTTGGCAAGCTTCGCAAAGGGCAGAAGGTCTTCATTCAGGCCGGTTCAGGCGGTGTCGGGACCTTCGCCATTCAGCTCGCCAAACATCTGGGAGCATTCGTTGCCACGACCACGAGTTCTAAAAACGCCGAGCTCGTCAGGAGCCTGGGTGCCGATGTCATCATCGACTACAGGGCACAGGATTTCGAGACTGTGCTGTCCGACTATGACTTCGTCCTGCATAGCCAGGACCAGAAGACGTTGGAAAAGTCGCTTCGAGTGCTCAAGCGCGGTGGTCACCTCGTGTCAATTTCGGGGCCGCCGGATCCGGCATTTGCAAAATCGCTCGGGCTCAATTTTGTCCTGAAGCTGGTGTTCGGCTTGCTCAGCATGCGCGTGCGCAGAACGGCCAAAAAACACGGGCTCCGTTACGACTTTCTGTTCATGCGGGCTGACGGACGGCAATTGGCAAATATCACTGCCCTCGTCGAAAACGGTGTGATCAAGCCCGTCGTTGACAAGGTCTTCCCGTTCGAAAAGACCGGTGAAGCATTGGCCTATGTCGAGACGGGACGGGCCAAGGGCAAAGTCGTCATCGAGGTGCGATAA
- a CDS encoding alpha/beta fold hydrolase: MVNFVKNSDFNKRYQDAPNSSITIGGVHFAYRELGPRTGVPIILLNHWGAVLDNFDPRIVDALSATHWVIATDYRGIGGSGGTAPLTVGEMAQDVVDLIRALGLEKVDLLGFSLGGFVAQDVALKQPGLARKLILTGTGPAGGQGIDRVGAVSWPLMIKGLLTMRDPKFYLFFTSTANGRQAAKAFLDRLKERKTDRDKAPTPKAFLRQLKAIKAWGRQAPQGLSTLDLPVLIANGDNDIMVPTANSLDMARRIKGSELVIYPDAGHGGIFQYHAEFTTKALTFLAA; encoded by the coding sequence ATGGTCAATTTCGTCAAAAACTCAGATTTCAACAAGCGGTATCAAGATGCCCCGAACAGTTCGATCACAATCGGCGGGGTGCATTTTGCCTATCGGGAGCTTGGTCCGCGAACTGGTGTGCCGATCATCCTCCTCAATCATTGGGGCGCGGTGCTCGACAATTTCGATCCGCGCATTGTCGATGCGCTGTCGGCCACCCATTGGGTGATAGCGACGGACTATCGCGGCATTGGCGGCTCAGGTGGGACAGCACCGCTCACCGTCGGCGAGATGGCGCAAGATGTGGTCGACCTTATCCGTGCTCTGGGCTTGGAGAAGGTCGATCTGCTTGGCTTCTCACTGGGCGGTTTCGTTGCGCAGGATGTGGCGCTCAAGCAACCGGGGCTGGCGCGCAAGTTGATCCTCACCGGGACCGGGCCGGCCGGCGGGCAGGGTATCGACCGGGTAGGGGCCGTCTCGTGGCCGCTGATGATCAAAGGCCTGCTGACGATGCGCGATCCAAAGTTCTATCTCTTCTTCACGTCGACTGCGAACGGCCGCCAAGCCGCAAAAGCTTTTCTCGACCGCTTGAAGGAGCGCAAGACGGATCGGGACAAGGCGCCGACGCCGAAGGCCTTCCTCAGGCAGCTCAAGGCGATCAAGGCCTGGGGACGGCAGGCACCGCAGGGCCTCAGTACACTTGATTTGCCTGTACTGATCGCCAATGGCGACAATGACATCATGGTCCCAACCGCAAACAGCCTCGACATGGCGCGGCGCATCAAGGGGTCGGAACTGGTGATCTACCCGGACGCAGGGCATGGCGGAATCTTCCAGTATCACGCCGAGTTCACCACCAAAGCGCTTACCTTCCTGGCGGCCTGA
- a CDS encoding TfuA-like protein, translating into MVDGSAEGPVVVFLGPTLRLVEAERVLDAIYVQPAAQGDILLAAHAYRPRIMVLIDGQFEDRPAVRHKEILWAMAQGILVIGAASMGALRAAELNPFGMIGVGLIYRWYRRWQLAPDDAVAVLSGPAELGFLPLTHALIDLQRTFANLERQNLATPAQRAALTTIARNMNFRERRFELVMRDAGWPEERLKELCKEVVGQKRLDALLALQSVPALARGHAAGPASSTWIATNTFVRDLEAGGIDSKLVNTYKLNP; encoded by the coding sequence ATGGTCGATGGGAGCGCGGAAGGTCCGGTGGTGGTGTTCCTTGGTCCAACGCTTCGACTGGTCGAGGCCGAGCGGGTTCTCGATGCCATATACGTGCAGCCGGCCGCGCAAGGCGACATTTTGCTGGCCGCCCACGCATACCGTCCGCGGATCATGGTCCTGATCGACGGGCAATTCGAGGACAGGCCGGCCGTGCGGCACAAGGAAATCCTCTGGGCGATGGCACAGGGGATCCTGGTAATTGGGGCCGCGAGCATGGGCGCGCTCAGGGCCGCTGAACTCAATCCATTCGGTATGATTGGAGTAGGCCTGATCTACAGGTGGTATCGGCGCTGGCAACTGGCTCCCGACGATGCTGTCGCGGTTCTTTCAGGTCCGGCGGAACTCGGCTTCCTACCCTTGACGCACGCACTGATCGATCTTCAGCGGACATTCGCCAATCTGGAGCGCCAGAATTTGGCAACCCCCGCACAGCGCGCCGCGTTGACAACGATTGCACGTAACATGAATTTTCGGGAGCGCCGGTTCGAGTTGGTCATGCGGGATGCGGGATGGCCGGAAGAGCGGCTGAAGGAATTGTGCAAAGAGGTAGTGGGCCAAAAGAGACTGGATGCGCTGCTGGCGCTGCAAAGCGTGCCTGCCCTCGCGAGGGGGCACGCGGCGGGGCCGGCGAGCAGCACGTGGATTGCAACGAATACCTTTGTCCGCGATCTTGAGGCTGGCGGCATTGACTCAAAATTAGTCAACACTTATAAATTGAACCCTTAG
- a CDS encoding YcaO-like family protein has protein sequence MLARLHCAVVSNLHKSLTPRPDREETNQCLRKILPLCRRARITRLGDLTGLDRIGLPVVQTVRPAALSEVTSLGRGLWMAGAAVGAIMESLERFYAEAIPSEFIFQATADELKIADGLFENLLTPDRRGNWRARSLSWITGIDIKTGLPQPVPLELVHACYTDPPLAHDGVFMRTTTGLACHMTLLDAFVHGLFECIERDAIARAFATHGFFDRMRISPLGLGDGVDHILSIVGEHPVSFGLWLVPSPAKVPVVWCQTIETGPGEPILALPTEGYAAAPSIATAAASAMLEALSARAGAISGARDDQTREHYRRSTDMVVAKARQLIVVDPTRLPHPAMEACAVPDLGSLIDRVLSAGFGPILAVPLGSDIETGVQCVRTILAGARPFSIQR, from the coding sequence ATGCTTGCGCGTCTTCACTGTGCCGTGGTGTCAAACCTGCACAAATCCCTAACGCCACGCCCAGATCGCGAAGAGACCAATCAATGCTTGCGCAAGATACTGCCGCTCTGTCGTCGCGCGCGCATAACCCGGCTGGGGGATCTGACCGGACTGGACCGGATCGGCCTGCCGGTCGTTCAAACCGTGCGACCCGCGGCCCTCTCTGAAGTCACTTCACTCGGGCGGGGCCTTTGGATGGCGGGCGCGGCGGTGGGGGCGATCATGGAATCGCTTGAGCGGTTCTACGCTGAAGCCATTCCCTCCGAGTTTATATTTCAAGCGACGGCGGATGAACTCAAAATCGCTGACGGCCTGTTTGAAAATCTCCTGACACCGGATCGCCGGGGAAACTGGCGTGCAAGGAGCCTATCGTGGATCACCGGTATCGATATCAAGACCGGTTTGCCGCAACCGGTGCCGCTCGAACTGGTTCACGCCTGCTATACGGATCCGCCACTCGCTCATGATGGTGTGTTTATGCGCACGACCACGGGTCTTGCCTGTCACATGACATTGCTCGATGCGTTTGTGCATGGATTGTTCGAATGTATCGAGCGCGACGCCATCGCTCGCGCCTTTGCTACCCACGGCTTCTTTGATCGCATGCGTATTTCTCCGCTCGGGTTGGGGGACGGGGTTGATCACATCCTGTCCATTGTCGGCGAGCATCCTGTGTCCTTTGGCTTGTGGCTCGTTCCGTCGCCGGCAAAGGTTCCGGTGGTCTGGTGCCAGACGATCGAGACAGGTCCAGGCGAACCTATCCTTGCTCTTCCGACCGAGGGATATGCGGCGGCACCAAGCATCGCTACGGCGGCGGCGAGTGCGATGCTCGAAGCCTTGTCGGCACGAGCCGGCGCCATTTCGGGTGCGCGCGATGATCAAACCCGCGAGCACTACAGGCGCAGCACCGACATGGTCGTCGCCAAGGCACGCCAGCTTATTGTTGTAGACCCGACCAGGTTACCGCACCCGGCGATGGAAGCCTGCGCCGTGCCGGATCTCGGCTCGCTCATCGACAGGGTTCTTTCTGCCGGCTTCGGACCGATACTGGCTGTTCCGTTGGGATCGGACATCGAGACGGGTGTCCAATGCGTGAGAACCATTCTTGCCGGAGCCCGACCTTTTTCAATCCAGCGGTGA
- a CDS encoding ATP-binding protein translates to MLENRGNNPRQLTKPSLGKGRPFEHGGERRIVTALCYDLIGSTRLLQLLDIEHYQELIAAFQHAAKQSVIAHSGVMLLEAGDGGVALFPNDLGAKDAASLAIRAGLGIVEGCARVGRDALRDDLHVRVGIATSVALIQETQGEPVAAAALAIATRLQEIAAPDTVLVSEDTRNLAGRSHAFVFEGTKELKGFADPEKVWRALGHKIDVNRFYAFGSLDGPFIGRESELSSIAACWERVHTKGGEILLLEGDAGIGKSRLLREVRKITRDQRSGLFFFQCLPGGHRATLHPLLNTFTGAASGHDDEPGLSTSAVAAAFERNGIRDAETIETFSHLLGALGQNQTLADIDPKAIRDKAHRAVFRVLAALCANGPIVVAVEDIHWIDPTSKDLLVEAARVVGQFPILLVVTSRLGAGIDWLDEATLTRLILRPLDRYETRMAIEARWPEQRQAMLPGLYDVIERISGGVPLFIEQIGQWISENVDPDTMSLSQDVTPSHLSAFEEILNARLNELGTSRDVARAGAVAGNRFTLQLLRALLPGLSKASLAKAADTLSDAGFLMRVRTRGHVAYGFRHALIQETIYKTLLRKQQQALHRRLFAAVSQDRPMASWMDTGTLAEHAERGGLLENAIDLYTAAGRESSSRSAMIEARNYLEHALALCDRMGEKQAIEPYQLAALTLLGPILTGLVGQNSLPARTLYENGVNIARRQPLEDQSRWFPIYWGWWLTGSDFRVMHDRALQVQAMLAGVDDPEIKLQVNHCIWAIDFNLGNHQETQSAIKAGLALYEEQSARTSRTLFGGHDAKVCGLGQLTLSLWLTGQSKASDTSLSKMVAFADRISHAPSKAHSLDTEAVSAFYRDDYGRLAEIAGRMADFAKFHDMQSLSGLALLFAGWAHAHSEDLDSGHAMFSEGLSHLRSLGAVADLPIYLYMQATLFGLAGKFERAVEVTNDAIEKARETGHAYWLAELYRRRAVLHARLNTTKEPVAADLRSAMEIAERQGAKALLRRARRSIQELGFAGQS, encoded by the coding sequence ATGCTCGAAAATCGGGGCAACAATCCACGACAACTGACAAAACCTTCGCTTGGCAAGGGGCGCCCCTTCGAACATGGCGGCGAGCGGAGAATCGTGACCGCCCTTTGTTATGATCTCATCGGTTCGACGAGACTTCTCCAGTTGCTCGACATCGAACACTATCAGGAACTGATCGCTGCATTTCAGCATGCGGCGAAACAGTCTGTCATCGCGCATTCGGGCGTGATGCTGCTTGAGGCCGGCGACGGTGGAGTGGCACTGTTTCCAAATGACCTGGGTGCGAAGGATGCGGCATCGCTCGCCATTCGTGCCGGTCTCGGAATCGTCGAAGGCTGCGCCCGCGTGGGCCGGGACGCCTTGCGTGACGATCTGCACGTTCGTGTGGGTATCGCGACGTCTGTCGCGCTGATTCAGGAGACGCAGGGCGAACCGGTTGCTGCTGCGGCACTGGCCATAGCCACCCGTCTGCAAGAGATCGCTGCACCCGACACGGTCCTTGTTTCGGAGGACACGCGCAATCTGGCAGGCAGGTCACACGCTTTCGTGTTCGAAGGCACAAAGGAGCTAAAGGGTTTCGCTGACCCGGAAAAGGTTTGGCGTGCACTCGGACACAAGATCGATGTCAACCGGTTCTACGCGTTCGGTAGTCTCGATGGTCCCTTCATTGGCCGTGAAAGCGAGTTGAGCAGCATCGCCGCTTGCTGGGAACGAGTTCACACCAAGGGCGGCGAAATACTGCTGCTCGAGGGCGACGCAGGCATCGGAAAGTCGCGCCTTTTGCGAGAGGTTCGAAAGATCACTCGCGACCAGCGATCGGGACTGTTTTTCTTTCAATGCCTGCCCGGGGGACATCGCGCGACACTCCACCCCTTGTTGAACACATTCACTGGCGCTGCCTCTGGACATGACGACGAACCCGGTCTGTCGACTTCGGCTGTGGCGGCCGCCTTCGAACGAAACGGCATTCGTGACGCAGAAACGATAGAAACATTCTCTCATTTGCTCGGCGCCCTGGGACAAAATCAGACCCTCGCCGATATCGACCCCAAAGCCATCCGGGACAAGGCGCATCGCGCCGTGTTTCGCGTGCTTGCCGCATTATGCGCGAACGGGCCAATCGTGGTGGCCGTCGAAGACATCCACTGGATCGATCCGACCTCGAAGGACCTGCTGGTGGAAGCGGCTCGGGTTGTGGGCCAATTTCCGATCCTCCTCGTCGTGACCTCACGTCTCGGGGCCGGGATAGACTGGCTGGACGAGGCCACCCTCACGCGTCTGATCCTGCGTCCGCTTGATCGATACGAAACCCGAATGGCAATAGAGGCGCGATGGCCGGAGCAGCGCCAAGCCATGCTTCCCGGGCTCTATGACGTCATCGAGCGGATATCCGGCGGCGTTCCGCTCTTTATCGAGCAAATCGGCCAATGGATCTCGGAGAATGTCGACCCGGACACGATGAGCCTGTCGCAGGACGTTACCCCCAGCCACCTGTCTGCATTCGAGGAAATTCTGAATGCGCGCCTGAACGAGCTGGGCACGTCTAGAGACGTGGCCCGGGCGGGAGCTGTTGCGGGCAACCGGTTCACGCTGCAACTACTTCGCGCCCTGTTGCCAGGGCTGAGCAAGGCCTCCCTGGCCAAGGCCGCCGATACCCTGAGCGATGCGGGGTTCCTGATGCGGGTCAGGACACGTGGGCATGTCGCCTACGGTTTCCGACACGCTCTGATCCAGGAGACCATATATAAAACGCTCTTGCGCAAGCAACAGCAGGCATTGCATCGGCGCCTGTTCGCGGCAGTCAGTCAAGACCGCCCGATGGCCTCGTGGATGGATACCGGAACGCTGGCAGAGCATGCGGAACGTGGGGGGCTGCTTGAAAATGCAATCGATCTTTATACCGCGGCAGGCAGGGAGAGTTCCAGCCGATCGGCGATGATAGAGGCGCGCAACTATCTGGAGCACGCCCTGGCGTTGTGCGATCGCATGGGGGAGAAACAAGCAATCGAGCCTTATCAACTGGCTGCGTTGACTTTACTCGGTCCCATCCTCACCGGCCTTGTCGGACAGAACTCGCTGCCGGCACGTACGCTCTATGAAAATGGCGTAAACATAGCCCGTCGGCAGCCGTTGGAGGACCAATCCAGATGGTTTCCCATCTATTGGGGATGGTGGCTGACAGGATCTGATTTTCGCGTCATGCATGATCGTGCACTGCAGGTGCAGGCAATGTTGGCCGGGGTGGACGATCCGGAGATCAAGCTGCAGGTCAACCATTGCATCTGGGCCATCGATTTCAACCTCGGCAACCATCAGGAGACCCAGTCAGCGATCAAGGCGGGGCTGGCGCTTTACGAAGAGCAATCTGCAAGGACCAGCCGCACGTTGTTTGGTGGCCATGACGCAAAAGTGTGCGGCCTCGGCCAACTTACTCTTTCGCTTTGGCTGACGGGGCAATCGAAAGCCTCGGACACATCTCTTTCGAAGATGGTCGCTTTCGCAGACCGGATATCACACGCGCCAAGCAAGGCGCACTCGCTGGATACGGAAGCGGTGTCGGCGTTTTATCGAGATGACTATGGGCGTCTTGCCGAAATTGCCGGGAGAATGGCCGATTTCGCGAAGTTTCACGATATGCAGTCGTTGTCCGGTCTGGCGCTGCTCTTTGCCGGATGGGCTCATGCCCATAGCGAAGACCTCGACAGTGGGCATGCGATGTTCAGCGAAGGGCTGTCGCACCTGAGAAGCCTAGGTGCCGTCGCAGATCTTCCCATCTATCTCTACATGCAGGCCACCCTGTTCGGTCTTGCGGGCAAATTCGAGCGGGCGGTCGAGGTCACGAACGACGCAATCGAAAAGGCCAGGGAGACCGGGCATGCCTATTGGCTGGCCGAGCTTTACCGCCGCCGCGCCGTTCTTCATGCGCGGCTCAATACCACCAAGGAGCCCGTTGCGGCTGACCTTCGCTCCGCCATGGAAATTGCCGAGCGCCAAGGCGCCAAGGCGCTTCTAAGGCGGGCGAGACGTTCCATTCAGGAGCTAGGCTTTGCAGGTCAATCTTGA
- a CDS encoding helix-turn-helix domain-containing protein: MTSLYDHGVQKFPDAGLLATSQQRGWSGLAAELRTHPACEIPDICSKQTEITFAVRGTGGGTVERRGNGRFQSTPSRSGTLWLCPKGVNEDQIRLTEAIPEVLHVYIPDNQIEALSALASRPVVFDENLYRAGLDDEFVRQICLRILGELREETAGGSLLMEYLASVLVTHICGSYTDHRIESQGSGIVGALDQRRLKRVQDYIEDNLETDLTVTEIASVACLSRYHFARAFRAAVGESPNSYIGSRRINRALALLASSEMSLVEIAFACRFSSQAAFARAFRRKFGQTPGEYRRGC; this comes from the coding sequence ATGACATCTCTTTACGACCACGGCGTTCAGAAATTTCCCGATGCAGGTTTGCTCGCGACGTCCCAGCAACGAGGTTGGAGTGGATTGGCCGCGGAGTTGCGGACGCATCCCGCATGTGAAATCCCGGATATCTGCTCGAAGCAGACGGAAATAACCTTTGCTGTTCGTGGGACGGGCGGCGGAACGGTCGAGCGACGAGGCAACGGACGATTTCAATCGACGCCGAGCCGATCCGGAACGCTCTGGCTATGTCCCAAGGGCGTCAACGAGGACCAGATCCGGCTGACCGAGGCGATTCCGGAAGTCTTGCATGTATACATTCCCGACAATCAGATCGAGGCGCTGTCCGCGCTGGCATCGCGTCCTGTCGTTTTCGATGAAAACCTCTATAGAGCCGGGCTCGACGACGAGTTCGTCCGACAGATTTGCCTACGCATACTCGGCGAGTTGAGGGAAGAGACCGCTGGCGGTTCGCTCTTGATGGAATATCTCGCGAGTGTCCTGGTAACGCATATCTGCGGTAGTTATACAGATCACCGCATAGAGAGCCAGGGTAGCGGAATAGTCGGTGCATTGGATCAACGGCGGCTCAAGCGTGTCCAGGACTACATAGAGGACAATCTCGAAACCGATCTGACCGTCACCGAGATTGCGTCGGTCGCGTGTCTGAGCCGGTATCACTTCGCGAGGGCGTTCAGGGCGGCGGTTGGTGAAAGCCCGAACAGTTATATCGGGAGCCGCAGGATCAATCGCGCATTGGCTCTGCTGGCTTCATCAGAAATGTCGCTCGTCGAGATCGCCTTCGCCTGCCGTTTCTCTTCACAGGCGGCGTTCGCCAGGGCGTTCAGGCGAAAATTTGGCCAAACGCCGGGCGAGTACCGGCGGGGTTGCTGA